From the Fibrobacter sp. UWH6 genome, the window ACATTTTCCACTAGACAATTGAGGAGGAAGTTTTAGATACTTTAAAGAGCATCCGTTTATCAAAATATATTTTTTCGGATATAAGGTTGTCAATATTTTTGTTATGGAGCCTTTTCCCACGCCAGGAACCATTTTCAAAGCCCTTGATACTCGATTTTTTATAGGAATAGTTTCATCACTCAAAAGTTTACAAAGATTTTTTAAAGTTCCGTTTCTTTCGGCACTATGCATCGCATTTGGAACCCCATGCTGATTCAAATCTCCAAGGGAACCTTCTGAACAAAAATCATCAACGGCTTGACCCCTAAAGCCGGCAAATCCGTTATTCACATCCAAGCATCTTCTTAAGTCTTTTATGGCATTTTTACGCTGCGTGCAAATACTAGAATACAATTCATTATTGTTTCTTAATTCTTTCAAATCGGCAATGATATTCTCTGCATTAAACTTTTCAATATGCTCTGTATTTCTTTTTACCTTATTCATTTTCGGCAAAGGTCTATATGGATTGTTTATCAATTCATATTCTCGTGAAACAATTAGTTCTTCGGTGATAACATCACACTCTTTATTCCAAAGACTGTCGAACCATTTTTTTATCGACTTGCAATCTATTGGATTTTCCGTTCGAATAGCCAATTCACAATTTTTAGAAAATCCCGATTCAGTATAATTAGCCGATCCCACAAAGGCTGTATATGAGCCATTTGACGTAAACAGATAAACTTTCGGATGAAAAAAAGGTACTTTTCTCTTTATAGTATTTAACACTAATATAATCTGAAAATTCGTTAGCATTTTTCAATAACCTCAGCGCACTATTTGGCGTCGGCATATCAATGCCAACAATTAGCTTAACAAGGATGTCATTATCTTCAACAAATTTTATAATTTCTTTTGCTTTATTTTCGCTAATTAGTCCA encodes:
- a CDS encoding restriction endonuclease PLD domain-containing protein, coding for MIVKSLEKYFYNEIEDADEVLIAVGLISENKAKEIIKFVEDNDILVKLIVGIDMPTPNSALRLLKNANEFSDYISVKYYKEKSTFFSSESLSVYVKWLIYSLCGIG